The Oncorhynchus mykiss isolate Arlee chromosome 5, USDA_OmykA_1.1, whole genome shotgun sequence DNA window CTTGGATCTTTCCAAAACATTTGTACGTGTTCTCATTCATTAGGGCTATTCCTTCTATGAGTTCGCAGATGTCTTTTTAGACTTGATTTTAACTTCAAGTGAGTTCCACACAAATGACATTGAACTCCCTCCCCTGTATGAATCTTCATATGCGCCGTCAGGCTTCCCTTCAGACTGAAGCATTTGCCACATTCGTTACAGCGATGTGGTTTCTCCTCTGTGTGAGTCATCATATGCTTTGGAAGGCTTCCCTTGTCACTGAAGCatttgccacattctttgcatTGAAATGGTTTCTCCCCAGTGTGAATCCTCACATGCTTTATCAGGTCTCCCTTAAAGGTGTAGGCTTTGTCACATTCTTTGCACTGATGCGATTTCTCAGTGTGATTTTTCTGATGCACTTTCAGACCACCTGCAGTCGTCATGCATTTTCCACACACATCACATTTAAAAGCCTCCCCTGTATGAGTACCCATATGATTTTTCAGGATGGACTTGTGAAGGAAACATTTGCCACATTCAGTGCAGCAGTGTTTTTTCTCCTCTGTGTGAAGCTTCATGTGCTGGGTCATATGGTCCTTCCGGATGAAACATTTCCCACAAGTGTCGCACATGTGTCGTCTCTCCTCACTGTGCCGATATTGCCGATGCCGTTGCAGATTACGTGCTTTCTCAAAGCATTTTCCACACACATCACATTTCAGATCAGGAAACTCACAGTTTTTTTTCTTTGGCTGTCCTGTTAGTCTCCCTTCAGTGTGCAGATTTAGCTGATGCCTTTTCAGACTACGTGCTGCTGTAAAGCATTTCCCGCACACGTCACATTTCAGATCAGGCAACTCACTGGTTCCTTTCCTTGGccgtcctcttcctctctttgatTTGAGAGGCTTTAATCCTGACAGTGGTATTCTACTCTCCACTCCATCCACGTTTCCATTTTCACTGTTGTCACTGTCTGGACTTACTTCAGAGGGGGGCTCATAGTCACTGGTTGATTCAGATTCTCTGTTGTGGCTCTCGCCATCAGATTCTGTTTGGTTCTCCACAGTTATGATGTTGAAAGAGTCCCACATTGATTCTTCGGTATCCGACTCCACCGGCCCCAGACCAGGGCTCCATTCCTGCTCACAGTGACTCTGCTCAGGAATAACCTTTTCGGTGAGAGTGAGCTGCTGGAGGTCTGGAGAAAgaatcaaatgtatttgcatTTATTGAACTAgttaagttagttaagaacattcttatttacaatgacggcctaccccggacaaaccctaacctggacgacgctgggccaattgtgcgccacgcTATGGGatcgaaccagagtctgtagtgacaccccttgcaccgagatgcagtgtcttagctCAGGAGCCCATCCACAAAATAAATGCCGAAATGGAAGAAATAGGATTACTTGACTGATTTATCGGACTGAACACACGAGTCCCAGTAAAATAATACCTTTTCAAAAACGGATTAAAGACTATTTAAGACAAAATGGCAAATAGAACACTTTTTTAAAATGCATTTAATGGACAATGGCCATATTTTCTTTGAATATTTCGTCGTGAAATTGGTATGCTATTAAATTGTAATTAAAGTAATTGTAcatgcttgctag harbors:
- the LOC110523215 gene encoding zinc finger protein OZF codes for the protein MSKLQLLNEVLDEKLAAVPMEISVVVKTTIAEYQGEISRLKRAVARLRRLLDLVFKPEIKLQRLADLQQLTLTEKVIPEQSHCEQEWSPGLGPVESDTEESMWDSFNIITVENQTESDGESHNRESESTSDYEPPSEVSPDSDNSENGNVDGVESRIPLSGLKPLKSKRGRGRPRKGTSELPDLKCDVCGKCFTAARSLKRHQLNLHTEGRLTGQPKKKNCEFPDLKCDVCGKCFEKARNLQRHRQYRHSEERRHMCDTCGKCFIRKDHMTQHMKLHTEEKKHCCTECGKCFLHKSILKNHMGTHTGEAFKCDVCGKCMTTAGGLKVHQKNHTEKSHQCKECDKAYTFKGDLIKHVRIHTGEKPFQCKECGKCFSDKGSLPKHMMTHTEEKPHRCNECGKCFSLKGSLTAHMKIHTGEGVQCHLCGTHLKLKSSLKRHLRTHRRNSPNE